In the genome of Pseudomonas sp. LBUM920, one region contains:
- a CDS encoding sigma-70 family RNA polymerase sigma factor: MSGADTSHSDYVGGLFRSHYDWLCSRLHRHLDSRAHAEDIAADTFVQLLSSPGVVPIRQPRALLTTIAQRLMYQLWRRRDLERAYLDALDNDETCTAPSPEDLAHMLEALQAIDQLLDGLPAKVKATFLLSQLNGLTYPEIAAELGISQRSVSDYMARALNRCLRLCLE; this comes from the coding sequence ATGTCCGGCGCCGACACTTCTCACAGCGATTACGTGGGCGGATTGTTCCGCAGTCATTACGACTGGCTGTGCAGCCGTTTGCACCGCCATCTCGACTCGCGTGCCCACGCCGAAGACATCGCCGCCGACACCTTCGTCCAACTGCTGAGTTCGCCAGGCGTGGTGCCGATTCGTCAGCCCCGCGCCTTGCTCACCACCATTGCCCAGCGCCTGATGTACCAGCTGTGGCGCCGGCGGGATCTGGAGCGCGCTTATCTCGATGCCCTGGACAACGACGAAACCTGCACCGCACCGTCTCCCGAAGACCTGGCGCACATGCTCGAAGCCTTGCAGGCCATCGACCAGTTGCTCGACGGCTTGCCGGCCAAGGTCAAGGCGACCTTCCTGCTGTCGCAACTCAATGGCCTGACGTATCCCGAGATTGCCGCTGAACTGGGGATTTCCCAACGCTCGGTCAGCGACTACATGGCCCGCGCGCTCAACCGTTGCCTGCGGCTGTGCCTGGAATGA
- a CDS encoding fatty acid desaturase, which yields MANYLDLTQRREIEALVHRFTARTEWPTWLLLIGVYTGWFAVMLASQWLGLWLSTLLLIPLVTLWLSVQHELLHGHPTRSLLVNKLLGYAPFAVWYPYTLYRESHLLHHNDEDLTLPGIDPESRYLNQSQWDNSSLFKRSVHWLTKTVLGRFLLAAPLAIGRLARHEFQRLPHVWPMWLAHGAVTLLMLSFIAHCSALPVWHYLLLVSVPALSLASIRSYYEHRPHLQPEQRTVLNEAAWPWTWLFLNNNLHLVHHDLPKLPWYLLPTVYHARREQWVARSGGFVVQGYGQLISRHGLKAIDSPRHPFA from the coding sequence ATGGCCAACTACCTTGATCTGACCCAGCGCCGGGAAATCGAAGCCCTGGTGCACCGTTTTACCGCCCGGACCGAATGGCCGACCTGGCTGTTGCTGATCGGCGTGTACACCGGCTGGTTCGCCGTGATGCTCGCCAGTCAATGGCTGGGCCTGTGGCTGAGCACCTTGCTGCTGATTCCGTTGGTGACGCTGTGGCTGTCGGTGCAGCACGAATTGCTCCACGGCCATCCCACCCGCTCGCTTCTTGTGAACAAACTGCTCGGCTATGCGCCTTTTGCCGTGTGGTATCCCTATACGCTGTACCGCGAAAGCCATTTGTTGCACCACAACGATGAAGACCTGACGCTGCCGGGCATCGACCCGGAAAGCCGCTACCTCAACCAATCCCAATGGGACAACAGCTCGTTGTTCAAACGCAGCGTGCATTGGCTGACCAAAACCGTGCTCGGCCGTTTCCTGCTCGCGGCGCCGTTGGCAATTGGCCGACTGGCGCGTCATGAGTTTCAACGCTTGCCCCACGTGTGGCCGATGTGGCTGGCCCACGGCGCCGTGACCCTATTGATGCTGAGCTTCATTGCCCACTGCAGCGCACTGCCGGTGTGGCACTACCTGCTGCTGGTCAGCGTGCCGGCCTTGTCGCTGGCGTCGATCCGTTCCTACTATGAGCACCGTCCACACCTGCAGCCGGAACAGCGCACCGTCCTCAACGAAGCGGCCTGGCCCTGGACCTGGCTGTTCCTCAACAACAACCTGCACCTAGTGCACCATGACTTGCCGAAACTGCCCTGGTACTTGCTGCCCACCGTCTACCACGCCCGCCGCGAACAATGGGTGGCGCGCAGCGGCGGGTTTGTGGTGCAGGGCTACGGCCAATTGATCAGCCGCCACGGCCTCAAGGCCATCGACAGCCCCCGGCACCCTTTTGCCTGA
- a CDS encoding FecR domain-containing protein, producing MNDALIDSATRWYVLLRSGEATAADWQRYHHWRAADPRHDALCRQLETRLGVFQVAQAQGVSGKVLQQALDAPSSRRHVLQVALAGAGVAMGAALLSKPMGLADLTADVRTGTGERRTVTLADGSELLLNAQSAADIQFDPQRRLVRLREGELLARVASDRNRPFLIQTEQAQVRACGNRFVLRERQGQGQVVALDGALEIDRQSGERLQLAAGHEVHFDRAGFGPVQVSSAGATAWIDGFLQVRDRPLAEVIDALRPYHTGVLRLDPSVAGLRVSGLYRLDNPQQILDTLARTLPIHITRRTGLWVTVNAA from the coding sequence ATGAACGACGCCTTGATCGACAGCGCCACGCGCTGGTACGTGCTGCTGCGTTCGGGCGAGGCCACGGCGGCGGACTGGCAACGCTATCACCACTGGCGCGCAGCCGACCCGCGGCATGACGCGTTGTGCCGGCAACTGGAAACGCGCCTTGGCGTGTTTCAGGTTGCGCAAGCGCAGGGCGTAAGCGGCAAGGTTCTGCAGCAAGCGCTGGATGCGCCTTCCAGCCGCCGCCATGTCTTGCAGGTCGCATTGGCGGGTGCAGGCGTGGCCATGGGCGCTGCGCTGTTGAGCAAACCCATGGGGTTAGCGGACCTGACTGCGGACGTCCGCACCGGCACCGGTGAACGTCGCACCGTTACCCTGGCCGATGGCAGCGAGTTGTTGCTCAACGCGCAAAGCGCGGCGGATATCCAGTTCGACCCGCAGCGGCGCCTGGTGCGCCTGCGCGAAGGCGAGTTGCTGGCCAGGGTCGCCAGCGACCGCAACCGCCCGTTTCTGATTCAGACCGAGCAGGCGCAGGTGCGCGCCTGCGGCAATCGCTTTGTGTTGCGCGAGCGGCAAGGGCAGGGCCAGGTCGTGGCGCTCGATGGCGCGCTGGAAATCGATCGTCAGAGCGGCGAACGCCTGCAACTCGCCGCCGGCCATGAAGTGCATTTCGACCGCGCCGGCTTCGGCCCGGTGCAGGTCAGTTCGGCCGGCGCCACGGCGTGGATCGACGGCTTCCTGCAAGTGCGTGACCGTCCGCTGGCCGAAGTCATCGACGCGTTGCGGCCCTATCACACTGGCGTGTTGCGCCTGGACCCGTCAGTCGCCGGCTTGCGCGTCAGCGGCCTTTATCGGCTGGACAACCCGCAGCAAATCCTCGACACCCTGGCGCGCACCTTGCCGATCCACATCACCCGCCGCACCGGGTTGTGGGTGACCGTCAATGCGGCCTGA
- a CDS encoding class I SAM-dependent methyltransferase, translated as MKTTLAALSLTALLVPTLSQAADAPITAAQYASVLAGSWRDPANSARDVYRHPQQTLEFFGLGAKQTVIEITPGGGWYSEVLAPLLKDHGHYVAAVQAASSSAYAATSEQNLKKKFAADPARYAKAEVVEFDPKAPVFGKPASADAVLTFRNVHNWVDAGTAPATFSAFYTVLKPGGVLGVEDHRAKDGADLEAIKDSGYLTTAQVVKLATDAGFKLAGQSEVNANPKDTKDYPGGVWTLPPALKLGEQDKAKYVAIGESDRMTLRFVKPAK; from the coding sequence ATGAAAACCACGCTTGCAGCTCTGTCCCTCACCGCCCTCCTCGTTCCAACGCTCAGCCAGGCAGCCGACGCACCGATTACCGCCGCGCAGTACGCCAGCGTGCTTGCCGGCAGCTGGCGCGACCCGGCCAACAGCGCGCGCGATGTTTATCGCCATCCGCAGCAAACGTTGGAATTCTTCGGCCTGGGCGCCAAGCAGACGGTGATCGAAATCACCCCGGGCGGCGGCTGGTACAGCGAGGTCCTGGCGCCGTTGCTCAAGGACCATGGGCATTACGTCGCCGCCGTGCAGGCTGCGAGCAGCAGTGCTTACGCCGCGACGTCCGAACAGAACCTGAAAAAGAAATTCGCCGCCGACCCAGCGCGTTATGCCAAGGCCGAGGTTGTCGAATTCGATCCCAAGGCGCCGGTGTTCGGCAAGCCTGCGTCGGCCGATGCCGTACTGACCTTTCGCAATGTGCATAACTGGGTTGACGCGGGCACCGCGCCGGCCACCTTCAGCGCGTTCTACACGGTGCTCAAGCCCGGCGGGGTGCTGGGCGTGGAAGATCATCGCGCCAAGGATGGGGCGGATCTGGAAGCGATCAAGGACAGTGGTTACCTGACCACCGCGCAGGTGGTGAAGCTGGCAACGGACGCCGGGTTCAAGCTGGCGGGACAGAGTGAGGTGAATGCCAACCCGAAGGACACCAAGGATTACCCCGGTGGCGTATGGACCTTGCCGCCGGCATTGAAGTTGGGTGAGCAGGACAAGGCCAAGTATGTGGCGATTGGTGAGTCGGATCGGATGACGTTGCGGTTTGTGAAACCGGCCAAATAA
- a CDS encoding GNAT family N-acetyltransferase has protein sequence MPELHLEPLAAPLWPLLNKFYRSHDSSMKAIKGGRLWVARDSEIVAGLCLSPVLGGQWLTGVFVDPAYRGNGLAARLILQAVAEVEGTVWLLCHPDLEGLYRRMGFTQDTVLPQSLSERLVRYKRNKPMIAMGLITKGEVHLG, from the coding sequence ATGCCCGAACTGCACCTCGAACCGCTGGCAGCGCCGCTGTGGCCGCTGCTCAACAAGTTTTACCGTAGCCACGATTCGTCGATGAAAGCCATCAAAGGCGGGCGTTTATGGGTGGCGCGCGACAGCGAGATCGTGGCCGGGTTGTGCCTGAGCCCGGTGCTGGGTGGACAGTGGCTGACGGGGGTGTTTGTGGACCCCGCGTACCGCGGCAACGGGTTGGCGGCGCGGCTGATTCTGCAGGCAGTGGCCGAAGTGGAAGGCACAGTGTGGCTGCTGTGCCATCCGGATCTGGAAGGTCTGTACCGGCGCATGGGCTTCACTCAGGACACGGTGCTGCCACAATCGCTCAGCGAGCGGCTGGTACGCTACAAACGCAATAAACCAATGATCGCCATGGGGCTTATAACCAAGGGTGAGGTGCACCTCGGATAA
- a CDS encoding phosphate/phosphite/phosphonate ABC transporter substrate-binding protein: MSDHYAELLMYVAPEAVQRANQQWLARIVERLNLSRRNADHLDLHGLWLAPELLVTQTCGYPLMTQLRGQVRVIGRPRYELAHSSQGEHCSLLLARDDDPRTALADFYLSRGVINGHDSNSGMNLLRERLAPLQRGGRFFASVGISGAHRESLRWLRENLADLAAIDSVTYDYLARFAPQEVAGLRIITRSAPSPTLPYIGPLRLSDEHVAQIREAMNLALQDLPQVVDTLGIQQVLPAREDDYRVLLDYQQQAVNAGYAKLQ; this comes from the coding sequence ATGAGTGATCACTACGCCGAACTGCTGATGTACGTCGCCCCCGAAGCGGTGCAGCGCGCCAACCAGCAGTGGTTGGCGCGGATAGTCGAGCGTCTGAATCTGAGCCGCCGCAACGCCGACCACCTCGACCTGCACGGCCTGTGGCTGGCGCCCGAACTGCTCGTCACGCAAACCTGCGGCTATCCGCTGATGACCCAACTGCGCGGCCAGGTGCGCGTGATCGGTCGCCCACGCTACGAGTTGGCCCACAGCAGCCAGGGCGAACATTGCAGCCTGCTGCTGGCCCGCGACGACGACCCGCGCACCGCACTGGCGGACTTCTACCTCAGCCGTGGCGTGATCAATGGCCATGACTCCAACAGCGGCATGAACCTGCTGCGCGAACGCCTCGCGCCGTTGCAGCGCGGCGGTCGTTTCTTTGCCAGCGTCGGCATCAGCGGCGCCCACCGTGAAAGCCTGCGCTGGCTGCGCGAAAACCTTGCCGACCTCGCCGCCATCGACAGCGTCACCTACGACTACCTGGCGCGTTTCGCCCCGCAGGAAGTGGCGGGGCTGCGCATCATCACCCGCAGCGCGCCGAGCCCGACCTTGCCTTACATCGGGCCGCTTAGGCTGAGCGATGAGCACGTGGCGCAGATCCGCGAGGCAATGAACCTGGCGTTGCAGGATTTGCCGCAGGTGGTCGACACGCTGGGTATCCAGCAAGTGCTGCCCGCGCGCGAAGACGACTACCGCGTGCTGTTGGATTACCAGCAACAGGCGGTCAACGCGGGTTATGCGAAGCTTCAATAA
- the def gene encoding peptide deformylase, giving the protein MIREILKMGDERLLRIAPPVPPEMFDSPELWQLIDDMFQTMEHVGGVGLAAPQIGVDLQLVIFGFEASERYPDAPPVPQTILINPLITPLSPVVEEGYEGCLSVPGLRGAVDRYQQIRYEGFDPKGEPITRIAEGFHARVVQHECDHLIGRLYPSRITDFSKFGFIEVMFPDMDPNADE; this is encoded by the coding sequence ATGATCCGTGAAATCCTGAAAATGGGCGATGAGCGCCTGCTGCGTATTGCACCGCCGGTACCGCCGGAAATGTTCGACAGCCCCGAGCTTTGGCAGTTGATTGACGACATGTTCCAGACCATGGAACACGTCGGCGGCGTTGGGCTGGCCGCACCGCAGATCGGCGTCGATCTGCAACTGGTGATCTTTGGTTTCGAAGCCAGCGAGCGATACCCGGATGCGCCGCCGGTGCCGCAGACCATCCTGATCAACCCGTTGATCACACCGCTCAGCCCGGTGGTGGAAGAGGGCTATGAAGGCTGCCTGTCCGTGCCCGGCCTGCGTGGCGCGGTAGACCGTTATCAGCAGATTCGCTACGAGGGTTTCGACCCCAAAGGCGAGCCGATTACGCGCATCGCCGAGGGTTTCCATGCGCGCGTGGTGCAGCATGAATGCGATCACCTGATCGGCCGGTTGTACCCCTCGCGGATTACCGACTTCAGCAAGTTCGGGTTTATCGAAGTGATGTTTCCAGACATGGACCCGAACGCTGACGAATAG